From one Methanocalculus alkaliphilus genomic stretch:
- a CDS encoding glycosyltransferase family 4 protein, whose product MKISMLTTTHPYNDGRIFQKEARSLAKKHAVTIIAPSDISDRFDEAGIKIITVKKSKSLLFHPLTIFRIFLAARKVDTDVFHCHEPDSLLIGLVLKLLLRKPVVYDVHEHWPSEIPFDFHMQEGSIRQRVVGSIVNIIEHVLAKQSDGIIAVSESVAERFERRGIRSIIISNFSIPEYNIVCHSDNEGKIIVSVAGNMHLFHGILEGILAVERIIPLHTDVSLKLIGNIRFDLVDCVPDMDDKWSWIATTGHLPYRRMYEELSKCYLGLLLFQPHYYNISIGLPNKLFDYMLMGLPVIASDLPEIRRVVEDADCGILVDPADVEAIAEALDYLLSNPAEARRMGENGRRAVIEKYNWGNMEKVLIDFYETLQK is encoded by the coding sequence ATGAAAATCTCCATGCTCACCACAACTCATCCATACAATGATGGAAGAATCTTCCAGAAAGAGGCGCGAAGCCTTGCGAAAAAACATGCTGTGACGATTATTGCCCCTAGTGATATTTCAGATAGGTTCGATGAGGCTGGCATCAAAATAATTACTGTAAAAAAATCAAAATCGCTTCTCTTTCATCCGCTAACCATTTTTCGAATCTTTCTTGCAGCAAGAAAGGTGGATACAGATGTATTCCATTGCCATGAGCCTGACTCTCTTCTGATCGGTCTTGTTCTGAAGTTACTCTTACGCAAACCTGTAGTGTATGATGTTCATGAACATTGGCCTAGTGAAATCCCGTTCGACTTTCATATGCAAGAAGGATCCATTCGACAGAGGGTCGTAGGATCAATTGTAAATATTATTGAACATGTATTGGCGAAACAATCTGATGGTATAATAGCTGTCAGTGAAAGTGTTGCTGAGCGGTTTGAAAGAAGAGGAATTAGATCAATTATCATCTCAAACTTTTCAATCCCTGAATATAACATTGTTTGTCATTCAGATAATGAAGGAAAAATCATTGTATCTGTTGCCGGGAATATGCATCTCTTCCATGGAATCCTTGAGGGGATTCTTGCGGTTGAACGAATAATCCCTCTTCACACTGATGTATCACTCAAACTTATTGGTAATATCAGGTTTGATCTTGTGGATTGTGTACCTGATATGGATGATAAATGGAGCTGGATAGCGACAACAGGTCATCTTCCTTATCGCAGAATGTATGAAGAACTGAGTAAATGTTACCTCGGCCTTCTCCTCTTTCAGCCACATTATTATAATATTTCAATAGGTCTCCCAAACAAACTCTTCGACTACATGCTGATGGGGCTCCCGGTTATTGCCAGTGATTTGCCAGAGATACGAAGAGTGGTTGAAGATGCAGACTGTGGTATCCTTGTTGATCCGGCAGATGTGGAGGCCATCGCAGAGGCTCTTGACTATCTCTTAAGTAACCCTGCGGAGGCAAGAAGGATGGGTGAAAATGGAAGAAGGGCAGTTATCGAAAAATATAACTGGGGAAATATGGAAAAGGTGCTGATCGATTTTTACGAAACGCTTCAGAAATAA
- a CDS encoding DegT/DnrJ/EryC1/StrS family aminotransferase codes for MQIPIARPSLGPEEAEAVTAVLASGIIAEGPVTRSFEHEFATYCGVAHAVAINNGTAALHAALLAAGVGSGDEVIVPAFTFFATASSVAMTGAKPVFADVLRDTCCIDPDSVCDRITEKTKAVIGVHLYGQPCDVFLLREICSDRGLVFIEDAAQAHGAEINGAKVGSIGDLACFSFYATKNMATGEGGMVTTNSADLHDRLRRIINHGQSEKYIHTEIGYNYRMTDIAAAIGRVQLSKLDGFIQARQENATFFNEHIDVTGIITPVVAQGRSPVWHQYVIQVTEDAPLSREELMAYLKEQGIGSAIHYPVPLHRQPVFASIGADGGIACPVADELAEKVLSLPVHPGVGAAERQYIVDALNKP; via the coding sequence ATGCAGATCCCAATCGCCCGCCCATCCCTTGGCCCTGAAGAAGCAGAAGCCGTTACTGCCGTCCTTGCATCCGGAATCATCGCCGAAGGACCCGTTACCAGATCATTTGAGCATGAATTTGCCACGTACTGCGGGGTTGCCCATGCCGTTGCCATAAACAATGGGACCGCCGCTCTCCATGCAGCTCTTCTTGCAGCAGGGGTGGGATCTGGTGATGAGGTAATTGTCCCTGCATTCACCTTCTTTGCAACCGCATCATCGGTTGCGATGACCGGGGCAAAACCGGTCTTTGCGGATGTGCTGAGAGATACCTGTTGTATCGATCCGGATTCTGTATGTGATCGGATCACAGAAAAGACGAAAGCGGTGATCGGTGTCCACCTCTATGGCCAGCCCTGCGATGTGTTTCTACTGAGAGAGATCTGCTCAGACCGGGGACTTGTCTTCATTGAGGATGCAGCACAGGCTCATGGAGCGGAGATCAATGGAGCGAAGGTGGGCTCAATCGGGGATCTCGCCTGCTTCTCCTTCTATGCCACCAAGAATATGGCGACCGGAGAAGGGGGGATGGTGACAACCAACTCAGCTGATCTACATGACCGGCTCCGGCGGATCATCAACCACGGGCAGTCCGAGAAGTACATCCATACCGAGATCGGGTACAACTACCGAATGACCGATATTGCCGCTGCCATCGGGCGGGTGCAGCTGTCGAAACTGGATGGATTCATCCAGGCACGGCAGGAGAATGCAACATTCTTCAACGAGCATATCGATGTCACCGGCATCATCACCCCTGTCGTTGCTCAGGGCAGATCCCCTGTCTGGCACCAGTATGTAATACAGGTAACAGAGGATGCCCCGCTCTCCCGTGAGGAACTGATGGCGTACCTGAAGGAGCAGGGGATCGGATCTGCCATCCACTACCCGGTGCCGCTCCACAGGCAGCCGGTCTTTGCATCAATTGGAGCTGATGGTGGGATTGCATGCCCGGTTGCAGATGAACTCGCAGAAAAGGTTCTCTCGCTTCCTGTCCATCCCGGTGTCGGTGCAGCAGAGCGGCAATATATTGTGGATGCTTTGAACAAGCCATAA
- a CDS encoding Gfo/Idh/MocA family protein, whose translation MRDAGVIGCGVMGRNHVRVYSELKEVGTTYVFDLDTKSAEEVAAYTGAEVCSSIEELLRKVDLVSLAVPTRFHFETAKQVIGSGVHTLIEKPICGTATEAEKLIQEIPEGIVVGVGHIERFNPIVPEIRRIATAPQYVAFHRHNPASGRITDASIVEDLMIHDIDILFNAFFPDQEYSFSARGNGDIALVLGSVDTTSFYLSASRKSAKKIRSIYIEEEERTIEGDFMTQEIFVYRKPETYDQTNGLYRQENIIEKVLVNKVEPLKVELQAFVRAAHDGKPFEVTPEQGLLNLQICEEVMEEMKR comes from the coding sequence ATGAGGGATGCTGGTGTTATCGGGTGTGGGGTTATGGGCAGGAACCATGTCCGGGTCTATAGTGAACTGAAGGAGGTCGGGACAACCTATGTCTTTGACCTTGATACAAAGAGTGCCGAAGAGGTGGCTGCCTATACCGGAGCCGAGGTCTGTTCATCAATTGAGGAACTACTCCGAAAGGTCGATCTCGTCTCGCTTGCTGTCCCCACCCGGTTCCATTTTGAGACAGCAAAACAGGTGATCGGATCCGGAGTGCATACCTTGATTGAAAAACCGATCTGCGGAACCGCAACCGAGGCAGAAAAGCTGATACAGGAAATTCCTGAGGGGATTGTCGTTGGTGTTGGGCATATCGAGCGGTTCAACCCGATCGTCCCTGAGATCAGAAGAATCGCAACCGCCCCCCAGTATGTCGCCTTCCACCGGCACAACCCGGCATCCGGCCGGATCACTGATGCCTCGATCGTCGAGGATCTGATGATCCATGACATCGACATCCTCTTCAATGCCTTCTTCCCGGATCAGGAGTATTCCTTCTCGGCACGCGGGAACGGCGATATCGCCCTCGTCCTCGGATCAGTTGATACCACCTCCTTCTATCTCTCTGCATCCCGGAAATCCGCAAAGAAGATCCGATCGATCTATATCGAGGAGGAAGAGCGGACGATTGAAGGCGACTTCATGACCCAGGAGATCTTTGTGTACCGCAAGCCCGAGACCTATGATCAGACCAATGGCCTGTATAGGCAGGAGAATATCATCGAGAAGGTACTCGTCAATAAGGTCGAGCCCCTGAAGGTCGAGCTCCAGGCATTTGTACGGGCAGCTCACGACGGCAAACCATTTGAGGTGACACCGGAACAGGGGCTCCTGAATCTCCAGATCTGTGAAGAGGTTATGGAGGAGATGAAGAGGTGA
- the wecB gene encoding non-hydrolyzing UDP-N-acetylglucosamine 2-epimerase: MKIVSIVGARPQFIKCAPVSRALRKDHQEILVHTGQHYDENMSGIFFEELSIPTPDYHLGIGSGSHGAQTGRMLAAIEEVLLKETPDMVIIYGDTNSTLAGALAAAKLHIRIAHVEAGLRSFDRSMPEEINRVLTDHASDLLFVPTENGVANLAREGIEKGVHRVGDVMVDALLFNRELAARSDILDRLDLKTGAYYLATVHRPSNTDDEKNLRSIMAAFAALDLPVIFPAHPRTRKFLEQYGIAGDTITNVRLIEPLPYLDMLALLGQAAAVLTDSGGVQKEAYILQVPCITLRENTEWVETVEDGWNVLAGADTNRIIAAVNQITGERRNQQNGQFRTHSAHYGDGTAADAIRRIISAFDKE; encoded by the coding sequence GTGAAGATCGTCTCAATCGTCGGCGCCCGCCCCCAGTTCATCAAGTGTGCCCCGGTCTCACGGGCACTCCGAAAGGATCATCAGGAGATTCTGGTGCATACCGGCCAGCATTATGATGAGAATATGTCCGGCATCTTCTTTGAGGAACTATCCATTCCAACACCCGACTATCATCTTGGGATCGGATCCGGCTCCCATGGTGCGCAGACCGGCCGGATGCTCGCTGCGATTGAAGAGGTGCTGCTGAAGGAGACCCCGGATATGGTCATCATCTATGGTGACACCAACTCCACCCTCGCCGGTGCGCTGGCCGCTGCAAAACTCCATATTCGGATCGCCCATGTCGAGGCCGGCCTCCGGAGCTTTGACCGCAGCATGCCTGAGGAGATCAACCGTGTCCTCACCGACCATGCATCTGATCTCCTCTTTGTCCCAACCGAAAACGGGGTTGCAAACCTCGCCCGTGAGGGTATTGAAAAGGGTGTGCATCGTGTCGGGGATGTGATGGTCGATGCCCTCCTCTTCAACCGGGAGCTGGCAGCACGATCCGATATTCTGGATCGACTGGATCTCAAAACAGGTGCATATTACCTCGCCACTGTCCACCGTCCCAGCAACACCGATGATGAAAAGAACCTCAGGTCGATCATGGCCGCATTTGCCGCTCTTGATCTGCCCGTGATCTTCCCCGCCCACCCGAGGACGCGGAAGTTCCTTGAGCAGTACGGAATTGCTGGTGACACAATCACAAATGTCCGTCTCATCGAGCCGCTCCCCTACCTCGATATGCTTGCACTGCTCGGCCAGGCAGCCGCTGTCCTCACCGACTCAGGCGGTGTCCAGAAGGAGGCATATATCCTGCAGGTTCCCTGTATCACCCTGCGGGAGAATACCGAGTGGGTTGAGACAGTTGAGGATGGCTGGAACGTGCTTGCAGGTGCGGATACAAACCGTATCATTGCAGCTGTCAATCAGATCACCGGAGAGAGGCGAAATCAGCAGAACGGGCAATTCCGGACCCACTCCGCACACTATGGCGATGGCACCGCCGCAGACGCGATCAGACGGATTATCAGTGCATTTGACAAAGAATAA
- a CDS encoding nucleotide sugar dehydrogenase → MTDRHPENHQNHLATLFKERGPIRTIGVIGMGYVGIPAAVLFADIPGITHVYGFQRDSKTSGYKIAMLNRGESPLKGEEPGLEPLLKKVVSTGTFSCTPDFTKIADCDAVTLAIQTPFLNHADLLPDFTPLIDGLRHVGQNLRPGMLVVLESTITPGTTAGMARQILEEESGLVAGRDFALAHAPERVMVGRLLRNIREHDRIVGGIDPISTERAVELYTPVLTTGRVIPMTATAAEVTKTAENTFRDLQIAAANQLALYCEAMGVNFYDVRAGIDSLKGEGITRAILWPGAGVGGHCLTKDTYHLERGVQLAAEARDTTEAEDVAEVGNAAESGKPGKFPVARKARATVLDYPEGRPSLYTLAREINDFMPAHMLHLTVAALAEAGKPLKGARIALLGWAFINDSDDARNSPSDPFYQAATAAGAEVRVHDPWVDPATSPDLPSPDQPDGGLTMDLEQALAGADAVVIFTGHAAYRGLVPEDVKRWCGCERPAIVDGRNVVEPEEWVKAGFVYKGVGRGDL, encoded by the coding sequence ATGACAGACCGGCACCCAGAGAACCACCAGAATCATCTCGCAACACTGTTCAAAGAACGCGGCCCCATCAGAACCATCGGTGTCATTGGCATGGGCTATGTCGGGATCCCCGCCGCCGTCCTCTTCGCCGATATCCCCGGGATCACCCATGTCTACGGGTTCCAGCGGGACTCAAAGACCTCGGGCTACAAGATCGCGATGCTGAACCGGGGCGAATCCCCCCTCAAAGGCGAGGAGCCGGGGCTTGAGCCGCTCCTCAAAAAGGTTGTTTCTACCGGGACCTTCTCCTGCACACCGGACTTTACAAAAATTGCAGACTGCGATGCGGTGACCCTTGCCATCCAGACCCCATTTCTGAATCATGCAGATCTCCTCCCTGACTTCACCCCGCTCATCGACGGGCTCCGGCATGTCGGTCAGAACCTCCGGCCCGGAATGCTTGTTGTCCTTGAATCGACCATCACTCCCGGTACCACCGCCGGGATGGCCCGGCAGATCCTCGAAGAGGAGTCCGGGCTTGTTGCCGGCCGGGACTTCGCCCTCGCCCATGCCCCTGAGCGGGTGATGGTCGGCCGGCTGCTCAGAAACATCCGCGAGCATGACCGGATCGTCGGCGGGATCGATCCCATCTCAACAGAGCGTGCCGTGGAGCTCTATACCCCGGTTCTGACGACCGGCCGCGTCATCCCGATGACCGCAACCGCCGCCGAGGTGACCAAGACCGCAGAGAACACCTTCCGCGACCTCCAGATTGCCGCCGCGAACCAGCTCGCCCTCTACTGCGAGGCGATGGGCGTGAACTTCTATGATGTCCGGGCCGGGATCGACTCGCTGAAGGGCGAGGGGATCACCCGTGCCATCCTCTGGCCAGGTGCCGGGGTCGGCGGCCACTGCCTGACGAAGGATACCTATCACCTGGAGCGTGGGGTTCAGCTCGCCGCAGAAGCAAGAGATACAACAGAAGCTGAGGACGTGGCAGAAGTAGGGAACGCAGCAGAGTCCGGAAAACCCGGAAAATTCCCGGTGGCAAGAAAAGCCAGAGCCACTGTCCTCGACTATCCCGAAGGGCGGCCCTCGCTCTACACCCTCGCCCGCGAGATCAACGACTTCATGCCCGCCCATATGCTCCACCTCACCGTGGCCGCCCTTGCAGAAGCCGGAAAACCCCTGAAAGGCGCCCGGATCGCCCTCCTCGGCTGGGCCTTCATCAACGATAGCGACGACGCCCGGAACAGCCCGTCTGATCCATTCTATCAGGCTGCAACGGCGGCGGGGGCCGAGGTCCGGGTGCACGACCCCTGGGTCGACCCCGCCACCTCGCCGGATCTCCCGAGCCCCGATCAGCCGGACGGCGGCCTCACCATGGATCTGGAGCAGGCGCTCGCCGGTGCAGATGCCGTGGTGATCTTCACCGGGCATGCGGCGTACCGGGGGCTGGTGCCTGAGGATGTGAAACGATGGTGCGGGTGCGAGCGGCCAGCGATCGTGGATGGAAGGAATGTTGTGGAGCCGGAGGAATGGGTGAAGGCAGGGTTTGTGTATAAAGGGGTTGGGAGAGGGGATTTATAA